Proteins from one Ciconia boyciana chromosome 26, ASM3463844v1, whole genome shotgun sequence genomic window:
- the UBAP2L gene encoding ubiquitin-associated protein 2-like isoform X10 has translation MMTSVGTNRARGNWEQTQTQSQTQHKQRPQATAEQIRLAQMISDHNDADFEEKVKQLIDITGKNQDECVIALHDCNGDVNRAINVLLEGNPDTHSWEMVGKKKGVSGQKESGQTEPSEESKENRERDRDFSRRRGGPPRRGRGASRGREFRGQENGLDGGKSGGSSGRGTERGRRGRGRGRGGSGRRGGRFSAQGMGTFNPADYAEPAGTDENYGNSNNNTWNNTGSFEPDDGTRLDFIGGEGSNYPRKFDTAPGTIHPGAWRAATEEWGTEDWNEDLSETKIFTASNVSSVPLPAENVTITAGQRIDLAVLLGKTPSSMENESTNLESSQAPSLAQPLVFSNSKQSAISQPASGNSFSHHSMVSMLGKGFGDVGEAKGSSTTGSQFLEQFKTAQALAQLAAQHTQPGGSTTASSWDMGSTTQTSSLVQYDLKNPTDSSVHSPFTKRQAFTSTSTMIEVFMQEKQPVVTASTTVPAPPSSPLPSKTNPVPQMSPGSSDNQSSSPQPAQQKLKQQKKKASLTSKIPALAVEMPGSADISGLNLQFGALQFGSEPVLAEYESTPATSAAVSQSQSSLYTSTASESSSTISSNQSQESGYQSGTIQTATFTSQNSAQGPLYEQRSTQTRRYPNSISSSPQKDLTQAKNGFSSVQPTPLQTTQAVEGATGPAVKSDSPSAPSITPLNDGVSASSLLTTASQHSTALSSLSHSEELPSTTTAQLSSTLPTQQNSLSSSTSSGRTSTSTLLHTSVESEASLHSSASTFSTSSSTVSAAPPVVSVSSSLSSVSSLGLSLSSNSTVTASTRSSVATTSGKAPPNLPPGVPPLLPNPYIMAPGLLHAYPPQVYGYDDLQMLQTRFPLDYYSIPFPTPTTPLTGRDGSLSSNPYSGDLTKFGRGDASSPAPATTLAQPQQSQTQTHHTTQQTFLNPALPPGYSYTSLPYYTGVPGLPSTFQYGPAVFPVAPTSSKQHGVNVSVNASATPFQQPSGYGSHGYSTGVSVTSSNTGVPDISGSVYSKTQQSFEKQGFHTGTPAASFNLPSALGSGGPINPATAAAYPPTPFMHILTPHQQPHSQILHHHLQQDGQSGSGQRSQGSSIPQKSQANKSAYNSYSWGAN, from the exons ATGATGACATCGGTGGGCACTAACCGAGCCCGGGGGAACTGGGAGcagacacagacacagagcCAGACACAGCACAAGCAGCGGCCGCAG GCCACTGCGGAACAGATTCGACTTGCACAGATGATTTCGGACCACAACGACGCTGACTTTGAGGAGAAGGTGAAACAA CTGATCGACATCACAGGCAAGAACCAGGATGAGTGTGTGATTGCTCTGCATGACTGCAACGGAGATGTTAACAGAGCCATCAACGTGCTGCTGGAGGGCAATCCGGACACG CATTCCTGGGAAATGGTCGGGAAGAAGAAGGGTGTCTCAGGACAGAAGGAGAGTGGACAGACAGAACCcagtgaagaaagcaaagaaaaccgGGAGAGGGATCGGGATTTCAGCAGACGACGTGGCGGGCCGCCGAGGCGGGGGCGAGGTGCCAGCCGTGGAAGAGAGT TTCGGGGCCAGGAGAATGGACTAGACGGTGGTAAGAGCGGAGGATCTTCTGGAAGAGGCACAGAAAGAGGGAGGCGGGGACGTGGCCGAGGCCGAG GTGGCTCTGGAAGGCGAGGGGGAAGATTTTCTGCCCAAGGCATGGG aacTTTCAACCCGGCTGACTATGCCGAGCCGGCCGGCACGGATGAGAACTACGGGAATAGCAACAACAACACGTGGAACAACACTGGCAGCTTTGAGCCAGATGACGGCACAA gacTTGATTTCATTGGGGGTGAGGGGTCAAATTATCCCCGAAAATTTGACACTGCTCCTGGTACGATACATCCAG GTGCGTGGAGGGCAGCGACAGAAGAATGGGGCACAGAGGACTGGAATGAAGAT ctGTCTGAGACGAAGATCTTCACTGCCTCCAATGTGTCTTCAGTGCCTCTGCCTGCCGAGAATGTGACAATCACAGCTGGACAGAG AATTGATCTTGCAGTCCTGCTAGGAAAGACGCCCTCTTCTATGGAGAATGAATCGACAAACCTGGAGTCGTCCCAGGCTCCTTCCCTGGCCCAGCCGCTGGTGTTCAGCAATTCCAAGCAGAGTGCTATATCCCAGCCTGCCTCTGGTAACTCCTTCTCTCACCACAGCATG GTGAGCATGCTGGGGAAAGGGTTTGGAGATGTCGGGGAGGCCAAAGGCAGCAGTACCACAGGTTCTCAGTTCCTGGAGCAGTTCAAGACAGCCCAGGCTCTGGCTCAGCTGGCTGCTCAGCACACCCAGCCTGGTGGGAGCACCACCGCTTCTTCTTGGGACATGGGATCCACTACGCAGACCTCATCTCTTGTGCAGTATG ATCTCAAGAACCCAACAGACTCTTCCGTGCATAGTCCCTTCACCAAGCGTCAGGCCTTCACGTCAACTTCAACTATGATAGAAGTGTTCATGCAGGAGAAACAGCCTGTGGTGACTGCCTCCACAACCGTGCCGGCACCCCCTTCCTCGCCGCTGCCCAGCAAAACCAATCCTGTTCCCCAGATGTCCCCAGGGTCCTCGGACAACCAGTCCTCTAGtccccagccagcacagcagaagctgaagcagcaaaagaaaaaagcatcgTTAACATCAAAG ATTCCTGCGCTTGCGGTGGAAATGCCTGGCTCAGCAGATATCTCAGGGCTAAACCTGCAGTTTGGGGCGTTACAGTTTGGTTCGGAGCCTGTTCTTGCGGAGTACGAATCGACGCCCGCAACAAGCGCTGCCGTTAGCCAATCTCAAAGCAGCCTGTACACCAGCACGGCTAG tGAATCTTCATCCACAATTTCGTCCAATCAAAGCCAGGAGTCTGGTTACCAGAGCGGCACAATACAGACAGCAACGTTTACCTCCCAGAACAGCGCTCAGGGACCACTGTACGAACAGAGATCCACCCAGACGAGGCGATACCCAAATTCAATCTCCTCCTCGCCCCAGAAAGATCTGACCCAGGCCAAG aaTGGTTTCAGTTCTGTACAACCTACGCCATTACAAACCACACAGGCCGTTGAAG GTGCTACAGGCCCCGCAGTGAAATCCGattccccctctgctcccagtaTCACGCCTCTCAACGATGGGGTATCCGCATCGTCCTTGCTGACAACAGCCAGCCAACACTCgacagctctgagcagcctgagcCACAGTGAGGAACTCCCCAGTACAACCACCGCCCAACTCAGCAG TACGTTACCCACCCAGCAGAACAGTCTGTCCTCATCCACATCCTCTGGGCGAACGTCAACTTCAACTCTTCTG CACACAAGTGTGGAGAGTGAAGCAAGCCTCCATTCTTCTGCTAGCactttctccacctcctccagcacagtGTCAGCCGCCCCGCCAGTAGTAAGCGTTTCATCCAGTCTCAGCAGTGTCAGCAGCCTGGGCCTCAGCCTCAGTAGTAACTCCACGGTGACGGCCTCGACTCGCAGCTCCGTTGCAACAACATCAG gaaaagcCCCTCCCAATCTCCCTCCTGGAGTCCCACCACTGTTGCCTAATCCGTACATCATGGCTCCAGGGTTGCTCCACGCCTATCCG CCACAGGTGTATGGATATGACGACTTGCAAATGCTCCAGACGAGATTCCCATTG GATTACTACAGCATCCCATTCCCTACACCCACCACCCCACTGACTGGAAGAGACGGCAGCCTGAGCAGCAATCCGTACTCTG GTGACTTAACAAAATTTGGCCGAGGTGATGCTTCTTCCCCCGCTCCTGCAACGACTTTGGCCCAGCCTCAGCAGAGCCAGACCCAGACTCACCACACCACGCAGCAGACGTTCCTGAACCCAGCGCTGCCTCCTGGCTACAGTTACACCAGTCTGCCGTACTACACAGGGGTAccagggctccccagcaccttccAATACGGGCCCGCCGTGTTCCCT GTTGCTCCTACCTCTTCCAAGCAGCATGGTGTGAATGTCAGCGTCAACGCATCAGCAACCCCTTTTCAGCAGCCCAGCGGCTATGGCTCTCATGGATACAGCACTG gtGTATCTGTGACATCCAGTAATACAGGAGTGCCGGACATCTCGGGCTCTGTCTACTCCAAAACTCAG CAATCCTTTGAGAAGCAGGGATTTCACACTGGAACCCCGGCAGCCTCCTTCAACCTGCCTTCGGCGCTGGGCAGCGGTGGCCCCATCAACCCTGCGACGGCGGCAGCGTACCCTCCCACCCCTTTCATGCACATCCTGACCCCGCATCAGCAGCCCCACTCGCAGATCCTCCACCACCACCTGCAGCAGGACGGGCAG AGCGGCTCCGGGCAGCGCAGCCAAGGCAGCTCCATCCCCCAGAAATCCCAGGCCAACAAGTCTGCCTACAACAGTTACAGCTGGGGCGCCAACTGA
- the UBAP2L gene encoding ubiquitin-associated protein 2-like isoform X1 encodes MMTSVGTNRARGNWEQTQTQSQTQHKQRPQATAEQIRLAQMISDHNDADFEEKVKQLIDITGKNQDECVIALHDCNGDVNRAINVLLEGNPDTVGLGPVNLHSWEMVGKKKGVSGQKESGQTEPSEESKENRERDRDFSRRRGGPPRRGRGASRGREFRGQENGLDGGKSGGSSGRGTERGRRGRGRGRGGSGRRGGRFSAQGMGTFNPADYAEPAGTDENYGNSNNNTWNNTGSFEPDDGTRLDFIGGEGSNYPRKFDTAPGTIHPGAWRAATEEWGTEDWNEDLSETKIFTASNVSSVPLPAENVTITAGQRIDLAVLLGKTPSSMENESTNLESSQAPSLAQPLVFSNSKQSAISQPASGNSFSHHSMVSMLGKGFGDVGEAKGSSTTGSQFLEQFKTAQALAQLAAQHTQPGGSTTASSWDMGSTTQTSSLVQYDLKNPTDSSVHSPFTKRQAFTSTSTMIEVFMQEKQPVVTASTTVPAPPSSPLPSKTNPVPQMSPGSSDNQSSSPQPAQQKLKQQKKKASLTSKIPALAVEMPGSADISGLNLQFGALQFGSEPVLAEYESTPATSAAVSQSQSSLYTSTASESSSTISSNQSQESGYQSGTIQTATFTSQNSAQGPLYEQRSTQTRRYPNSISSSPQKDLTQAKNGFSSVQPTPLQTTQAVEGATGPAVKSDSPSAPSITPLNDGVSASSLLTTASQHSTALSSLSHSEELPSTTTAQLSSTLPTQQNSLSSSTSSGRTSTSTLLHTSVESEASLHSSASTFSTSSSTVSAAPPVVSVSSSLSSVSSLGLSLSSNSTVTASTRSSVATTSGKAPPNLPPGVPPLLPNPYIMAPGLLHAYPPQVYGYDDLQMLQTRFPLDYYSIPFPTPTTPLTGRDGSLSSNPYSGDLTKFGRGDASSPAPATTLAQPQQSQTQTHHTTQQTFLNPALPPGYSYTSLPYYTGVPGLPSTFQYGPAVFPVAPTSSKQHGVNVSVNASATPFQQPSGYGSHGYSTGVSVTSSNTGVPDISGSVYSKTQQSFEKQGFHTGTPAASFNLPSALGSGGPINPATAAAYPPTPFMHILTPHQQPHSQILHHHLQQDGQVLQQLPYLQMILCCQRQQEDQSGSGQRSQGSSIPQKSQANKSAYNSYSWGAN; translated from the exons ATGATGACATCGGTGGGCACTAACCGAGCCCGGGGGAACTGGGAGcagacacagacacagagcCAGACACAGCACAAGCAGCGGCCGCAG GCCACTGCGGAACAGATTCGACTTGCACAGATGATTTCGGACCACAACGACGCTGACTTTGAGGAGAAGGTGAAACAA CTGATCGACATCACAGGCAAGAACCAGGATGAGTGTGTGATTGCTCTGCATGACTGCAACGGAGATGTTAACAGAGCCATCAACGTGCTGCTGGAGGGCAATCCGGACACGGTAGGATTGGGTCCTGTAAATCTG CATTCCTGGGAAATGGTCGGGAAGAAGAAGGGTGTCTCAGGACAGAAGGAGAGTGGACAGACAGAACCcagtgaagaaagcaaagaaaaccgGGAGAGGGATCGGGATTTCAGCAGACGACGTGGCGGGCCGCCGAGGCGGGGGCGAGGTGCCAGCCGTGGAAGAGAGT TTCGGGGCCAGGAGAATGGACTAGACGGTGGTAAGAGCGGAGGATCTTCTGGAAGAGGCACAGAAAGAGGGAGGCGGGGACGTGGCCGAGGCCGAG GTGGCTCTGGAAGGCGAGGGGGAAGATTTTCTGCCCAAGGCATGGG aacTTTCAACCCGGCTGACTATGCCGAGCCGGCCGGCACGGATGAGAACTACGGGAATAGCAACAACAACACGTGGAACAACACTGGCAGCTTTGAGCCAGATGACGGCACAA gacTTGATTTCATTGGGGGTGAGGGGTCAAATTATCCCCGAAAATTTGACACTGCTCCTGGTACGATACATCCAG GTGCGTGGAGGGCAGCGACAGAAGAATGGGGCACAGAGGACTGGAATGAAGAT ctGTCTGAGACGAAGATCTTCACTGCCTCCAATGTGTCTTCAGTGCCTCTGCCTGCCGAGAATGTGACAATCACAGCTGGACAGAG AATTGATCTTGCAGTCCTGCTAGGAAAGACGCCCTCTTCTATGGAGAATGAATCGACAAACCTGGAGTCGTCCCAGGCTCCTTCCCTGGCCCAGCCGCTGGTGTTCAGCAATTCCAAGCAGAGTGCTATATCCCAGCCTGCCTCTGGTAACTCCTTCTCTCACCACAGCATG GTGAGCATGCTGGGGAAAGGGTTTGGAGATGTCGGGGAGGCCAAAGGCAGCAGTACCACAGGTTCTCAGTTCCTGGAGCAGTTCAAGACAGCCCAGGCTCTGGCTCAGCTGGCTGCTCAGCACACCCAGCCTGGTGGGAGCACCACCGCTTCTTCTTGGGACATGGGATCCACTACGCAGACCTCATCTCTTGTGCAGTATG ATCTCAAGAACCCAACAGACTCTTCCGTGCATAGTCCCTTCACCAAGCGTCAGGCCTTCACGTCAACTTCAACTATGATAGAAGTGTTCATGCAGGAGAAACAGCCTGTGGTGACTGCCTCCACAACCGTGCCGGCACCCCCTTCCTCGCCGCTGCCCAGCAAAACCAATCCTGTTCCCCAGATGTCCCCAGGGTCCTCGGACAACCAGTCCTCTAGtccccagccagcacagcagaagctgaagcagcaaaagaaaaaagcatcgTTAACATCAAAG ATTCCTGCGCTTGCGGTGGAAATGCCTGGCTCAGCAGATATCTCAGGGCTAAACCTGCAGTTTGGGGCGTTACAGTTTGGTTCGGAGCCTGTTCTTGCGGAGTACGAATCGACGCCCGCAACAAGCGCTGCCGTTAGCCAATCTCAAAGCAGCCTGTACACCAGCACGGCTAG tGAATCTTCATCCACAATTTCGTCCAATCAAAGCCAGGAGTCTGGTTACCAGAGCGGCACAATACAGACAGCAACGTTTACCTCCCAGAACAGCGCTCAGGGACCACTGTACGAACAGAGATCCACCCAGACGAGGCGATACCCAAATTCAATCTCCTCCTCGCCCCAGAAAGATCTGACCCAGGCCAAG aaTGGTTTCAGTTCTGTACAACCTACGCCATTACAAACCACACAGGCCGTTGAAG GTGCTACAGGCCCCGCAGTGAAATCCGattccccctctgctcccagtaTCACGCCTCTCAACGATGGGGTATCCGCATCGTCCTTGCTGACAACAGCCAGCCAACACTCgacagctctgagcagcctgagcCACAGTGAGGAACTCCCCAGTACAACCACCGCCCAACTCAGCAG TACGTTACCCACCCAGCAGAACAGTCTGTCCTCATCCACATCCTCTGGGCGAACGTCAACTTCAACTCTTCTG CACACAAGTGTGGAGAGTGAAGCAAGCCTCCATTCTTCTGCTAGCactttctccacctcctccagcacagtGTCAGCCGCCCCGCCAGTAGTAAGCGTTTCATCCAGTCTCAGCAGTGTCAGCAGCCTGGGCCTCAGCCTCAGTAGTAACTCCACGGTGACGGCCTCGACTCGCAGCTCCGTTGCAACAACATCAG gaaaagcCCCTCCCAATCTCCCTCCTGGAGTCCCACCACTGTTGCCTAATCCGTACATCATGGCTCCAGGGTTGCTCCACGCCTATCCG CCACAGGTGTATGGATATGACGACTTGCAAATGCTCCAGACGAGATTCCCATTG GATTACTACAGCATCCCATTCCCTACACCCACCACCCCACTGACTGGAAGAGACGGCAGCCTGAGCAGCAATCCGTACTCTG GTGACTTAACAAAATTTGGCCGAGGTGATGCTTCTTCCCCCGCTCCTGCAACGACTTTGGCCCAGCCTCAGCAGAGCCAGACCCAGACTCACCACACCACGCAGCAGACGTTCCTGAACCCAGCGCTGCCTCCTGGCTACAGTTACACCAGTCTGCCGTACTACACAGGGGTAccagggctccccagcaccttccAATACGGGCCCGCCGTGTTCCCT GTTGCTCCTACCTCTTCCAAGCAGCATGGTGTGAATGTCAGCGTCAACGCATCAGCAACCCCTTTTCAGCAGCCCAGCGGCTATGGCTCTCATGGATACAGCACTG gtGTATCTGTGACATCCAGTAATACAGGAGTGCCGGACATCTCGGGCTCTGTCTACTCCAAAACTCAG CAATCCTTTGAGAAGCAGGGATTTCACACTGGAACCCCGGCAGCCTCCTTCAACCTGCCTTCGGCGCTGGGCAGCGGTGGCCCCATCAACCCTGCGACGGCGGCAGCGTACCCTCCCACCCCTTTCATGCACATCCTGACCCCGCATCAGCAGCCCCACTCGCAGATCCTCCACCACCACCTGCAGCAGGACGGGCAGGTA CTGCAACAGCTTCCATATTTGCAGATGATACTGTGCTGCCAACGCCAGCAGGAAGACCAG AGCGGCTCCGGGCAGCGCAGCCAAGGCAGCTCCATCCCCCAGAAATCCCAGGCCAACAAGTCTGCCTACAACAGTTACAGCTGGGGCGCCAACTGA
- the UBAP2L gene encoding ubiquitin-associated protein 2-like isoform X6 yields the protein MMTSVGTNRARGNWEQTQTQSQTQHKQRPQATAEQIRLAQMISDHNDADFEEKVKQLIDITGKNQDECVIALHDCNGDVNRAINVLLEGNPDTHSWEMVGKKKGVSGQKESGQTEPSEESKENRERDRDFSRRRGGPPRRGRGASRGREFRGQENGLDGGKSGGSSGRGTERGRRGRGRGRGGSGRRGGRFSAQGMGTFNPADYAEPAGTDENYGNSNNNTWNNTGSFEPDDGTRLDFIGGEGSNYPRKFDTAPGTIHPGAWRAATEEWGTEDWNEDLSETKIFTASNVSSVPLPAENVTITAGQRIDLAVLLGKTPSSMENESTNLESSQAPSLAQPLVFSNSKQSAISQPASGNSFSHHSMVSMLGKGFGDVGEAKGSSTTGSQFLEQFKTAQALAQLAAQHTQPGGSTTASSWDMGSTTQTSSLVQYDLKNPTDSSVHSPFTKRQAFTSTSTMIEVFMQEKQPVVTASTTVPAPPSSPLPSKTNPVPQMSPGSSDNQSSSPQPAQQKLKQQKKKASLTSKIPALAVEMPGSADISGLNLQFGALQFGSEPVLAEYESTPATSAAVSQSQSSLYTSTASESSSTISSNQSQESGYQSGTIQTATFTSQNSAQGPLYEQRSTQTRRYPNSISSSPQKDLTQAKNGFSSVQPTPLQTTQAVEGATGPAVKSDSPSAPSITPLNDGVSASSLLTTASQHSTALSSLSHSEELPSTTTAQLSSTLPTQQNSLSSSTSSGRTSTSTLLHTSVESEASLHSSASTFSTSSSTVSAAPPVVSVSSSLSSVSSLGLSLSSNSTVTASTRSSVATTSGKAPPNLPPGVPPLLPNPYIMAPGLLHAYPPQVYGYDDLQMLQTRFPLDYYSIPFPTPTTPLTGRDGSLSSNPYSGDLTKFGRGDASSPAPATTLAQPQQSQTQTHHTTQQTFLNPALPPGYSYTSLPYYTGVPGLPSTFQYGPAVFPVAPTSSKQHGVNVSVNASATPFQQPSGYGSHGYSTGVSVTSSNTGVPDISGSVYSKTQQSFEKQGFHTGTPAASFNLPSALGSGGPINPATAAAYPPTPFMHILTPHQQPHSQILHHHLQQDGQLPYLQMILCCQRQQEDQSGSGQRSQGSSIPQKSQANKSAYNSYSWGAN from the exons ATGATGACATCGGTGGGCACTAACCGAGCCCGGGGGAACTGGGAGcagacacagacacagagcCAGACACAGCACAAGCAGCGGCCGCAG GCCACTGCGGAACAGATTCGACTTGCACAGATGATTTCGGACCACAACGACGCTGACTTTGAGGAGAAGGTGAAACAA CTGATCGACATCACAGGCAAGAACCAGGATGAGTGTGTGATTGCTCTGCATGACTGCAACGGAGATGTTAACAGAGCCATCAACGTGCTGCTGGAGGGCAATCCGGACACG CATTCCTGGGAAATGGTCGGGAAGAAGAAGGGTGTCTCAGGACAGAAGGAGAGTGGACAGACAGAACCcagtgaagaaagcaaagaaaaccgGGAGAGGGATCGGGATTTCAGCAGACGACGTGGCGGGCCGCCGAGGCGGGGGCGAGGTGCCAGCCGTGGAAGAGAGT TTCGGGGCCAGGAGAATGGACTAGACGGTGGTAAGAGCGGAGGATCTTCTGGAAGAGGCACAGAAAGAGGGAGGCGGGGACGTGGCCGAGGCCGAG GTGGCTCTGGAAGGCGAGGGGGAAGATTTTCTGCCCAAGGCATGGG aacTTTCAACCCGGCTGACTATGCCGAGCCGGCCGGCACGGATGAGAACTACGGGAATAGCAACAACAACACGTGGAACAACACTGGCAGCTTTGAGCCAGATGACGGCACAA gacTTGATTTCATTGGGGGTGAGGGGTCAAATTATCCCCGAAAATTTGACACTGCTCCTGGTACGATACATCCAG GTGCGTGGAGGGCAGCGACAGAAGAATGGGGCACAGAGGACTGGAATGAAGAT ctGTCTGAGACGAAGATCTTCACTGCCTCCAATGTGTCTTCAGTGCCTCTGCCTGCCGAGAATGTGACAATCACAGCTGGACAGAG AATTGATCTTGCAGTCCTGCTAGGAAAGACGCCCTCTTCTATGGAGAATGAATCGACAAACCTGGAGTCGTCCCAGGCTCCTTCCCTGGCCCAGCCGCTGGTGTTCAGCAATTCCAAGCAGAGTGCTATATCCCAGCCTGCCTCTGGTAACTCCTTCTCTCACCACAGCATG GTGAGCATGCTGGGGAAAGGGTTTGGAGATGTCGGGGAGGCCAAAGGCAGCAGTACCACAGGTTCTCAGTTCCTGGAGCAGTTCAAGACAGCCCAGGCTCTGGCTCAGCTGGCTGCTCAGCACACCCAGCCTGGTGGGAGCACCACCGCTTCTTCTTGGGACATGGGATCCACTACGCAGACCTCATCTCTTGTGCAGTATG ATCTCAAGAACCCAACAGACTCTTCCGTGCATAGTCCCTTCACCAAGCGTCAGGCCTTCACGTCAACTTCAACTATGATAGAAGTGTTCATGCAGGAGAAACAGCCTGTGGTGACTGCCTCCACAACCGTGCCGGCACCCCCTTCCTCGCCGCTGCCCAGCAAAACCAATCCTGTTCCCCAGATGTCCCCAGGGTCCTCGGACAACCAGTCCTCTAGtccccagccagcacagcagaagctgaagcagcaaaagaaaaaagcatcgTTAACATCAAAG ATTCCTGCGCTTGCGGTGGAAATGCCTGGCTCAGCAGATATCTCAGGGCTAAACCTGCAGTTTGGGGCGTTACAGTTTGGTTCGGAGCCTGTTCTTGCGGAGTACGAATCGACGCCCGCAACAAGCGCTGCCGTTAGCCAATCTCAAAGCAGCCTGTACACCAGCACGGCTAG tGAATCTTCATCCACAATTTCGTCCAATCAAAGCCAGGAGTCTGGTTACCAGAGCGGCACAATACAGACAGCAACGTTTACCTCCCAGAACAGCGCTCAGGGACCACTGTACGAACAGAGATCCACCCAGACGAGGCGATACCCAAATTCAATCTCCTCCTCGCCCCAGAAAGATCTGACCCAGGCCAAG aaTGGTTTCAGTTCTGTACAACCTACGCCATTACAAACCACACAGGCCGTTGAAG GTGCTACAGGCCCCGCAGTGAAATCCGattccccctctgctcccagtaTCACGCCTCTCAACGATGGGGTATCCGCATCGTCCTTGCTGACAACAGCCAGCCAACACTCgacagctctgagcagcctgagcCACAGTGAGGAACTCCCCAGTACAACCACCGCCCAACTCAGCAG TACGTTACCCACCCAGCAGAACAGTCTGTCCTCATCCACATCCTCTGGGCGAACGTCAACTTCAACTCTTCTG CACACAAGTGTGGAGAGTGAAGCAAGCCTCCATTCTTCTGCTAGCactttctccacctcctccagcacagtGTCAGCCGCCCCGCCAGTAGTAAGCGTTTCATCCAGTCTCAGCAGTGTCAGCAGCCTGGGCCTCAGCCTCAGTAGTAACTCCACGGTGACGGCCTCGACTCGCAGCTCCGTTGCAACAACATCAG gaaaagcCCCTCCCAATCTCCCTCCTGGAGTCCCACCACTGTTGCCTAATCCGTACATCATGGCTCCAGGGTTGCTCCACGCCTATCCG CCACAGGTGTATGGATATGACGACTTGCAAATGCTCCAGACGAGATTCCCATTG GATTACTACAGCATCCCATTCCCTACACCCACCACCCCACTGACTGGAAGAGACGGCAGCCTGAGCAGCAATCCGTACTCTG GTGACTTAACAAAATTTGGCCGAGGTGATGCTTCTTCCCCCGCTCCTGCAACGACTTTGGCCCAGCCTCAGCAGAGCCAGACCCAGACTCACCACACCACGCAGCAGACGTTCCTGAACCCAGCGCTGCCTCCTGGCTACAGTTACACCAGTCTGCCGTACTACACAGGGGTAccagggctccccagcaccttccAATACGGGCCCGCCGTGTTCCCT GTTGCTCCTACCTCTTCCAAGCAGCATGGTGTGAATGTCAGCGTCAACGCATCAGCAACCCCTTTTCAGCAGCCCAGCGGCTATGGCTCTCATGGATACAGCACTG gtGTATCTGTGACATCCAGTAATACAGGAGTGCCGGACATCTCGGGCTCTGTCTACTCCAAAACTCAG CAATCCTTTGAGAAGCAGGGATTTCACACTGGAACCCCGGCAGCCTCCTTCAACCTGCCTTCGGCGCTGGGCAGCGGTGGCCCCATCAACCCTGCGACGGCGGCAGCGTACCCTCCCACCCCTTTCATGCACATCCTGACCCCGCATCAGCAGCCCCACTCGCAGATCCTCCACCACCACCTGCAGCAGGACGGGCAG CTTCCATATTTGCAGATGATACTGTGCTGCCAACGCCAGCAGGAAGACCAG AGCGGCTCCGGGCAGCGCAGCCAAGGCAGCTCCATCCCCCAGAAATCCCAGGCCAACAAGTCTGCCTACAACAGTTACAGCTGGGGCGCCAACTGA